Proteins from a genomic interval of Deltaproteobacteria bacterium:
- a CDS encoding glycosyltransferase family 4 protein gives MHLVPKFSRRDDLIHHYVGRLDTGRFSSSLCYLDHNPGDGNEEVYPVHFMGSTHRELRRFSFSLVRRLGALIDSEEIDLVHCHRHKGALYGTLAARRSRRDIPVVITVHGMGRTRTFLRRLTNRLLFPRITRILAVSKAVRNDILQSNPRLDPAKVRVVYNGIDTSRFPLRRNGFLKMDRPVFGTMGRLVPTKGYDLLLRAFAEVLSRVPEAVLKIAGVGPLKGCLKEEVRRLGIEGKVHFVGFRNDVAVFLEELDFFVLPSLAEGLPLALLEAMAVGVPVIASDAGGIPEVLSDPVFGWTVPAGAVKLLSRAMSKAAVSPPDERQRRAWSARKRIEEAFSLDRMVRDVEQIYGECFSAELHFP, from the coding sequence TTGCATCTTGTCCCCAAGTTCAGTCGTCGGGACGATTTGATACACCACTATGTCGGCCGGTTGGATACCGGCCGTTTTTCTTCCTCCCTCTGTTATCTGGATCATAATCCCGGCGATGGAAATGAAGAGGTATATCCCGTTCATTTTATGGGAAGTACGCACCGGGAGCTTCGCCGTTTTTCCTTTTCCCTTGTTCGCCGTTTGGGGGCGCTGATTGACAGCGAGGAGATCGATCTGGTCCACTGCCACCGGCACAAGGGAGCACTCTACGGGACACTTGCCGCACGAAGAAGCCGCAGAGACATACCTGTTGTCATTACGGTCCATGGAATGGGAAGGACGCGGACTTTCCTGCGGCGTCTGACGAACCGCTTACTCTTTCCACGCATCACAAGGATTCTGGCGGTCTCGAAGGCGGTCCGGAACGACATCCTGCAATCCAACCCCCGCCTTGATCCGGCAAAGGTCCGTGTTGTCTACAACGGCATCGACACATCACGATTTCCCCTGCGACGAAACGGTTTCCTCAAGATGGATCGTCCGGTTTTCGGAACGATGGGAAGGCTGGTTCCGACGAAGGGGTATGACCTTCTTCTCCGTGCTTTTGCCGAAGTTCTTTCCCGCGTCCCCGAGGCCGTCCTCAAGATTGCCGGTGTGGGTCCGCTGAAGGGCTGTCTAAAAGAGGAGGTCCGCAGGCTGGGTATTGAAGGAAAGGTTCACTTTGTCGGGTTCCGGAATGACGTAGCAGTCTTTTTGGAGGAACTTGATTTTTTCGTTCTTCCTTCCTTGGCCGAAGGCCTTCCCCTGGCTTTGCTGGAGGCGATGGCCGTCGGTGTGCCGGTCATTGCCTCCGATGCGGGAGGAATCCCGGAGGTTTTGAGCGATCCCGTTTTCGGATGGACCGTTCCCGCGGGTGCAGTCAAGCTTTTGAGCCGAGCCATGTCGAAGGCTGCGGTTTCCCCTCCAGACGAACGGCAGAGGAGGGCGTGGTCTGCCCGGAAACGGATTGAAGAGGCCTTCAGTCTTGACCGGATGGTCCGGGATGTTGAGCAGATTTATGGGGAATGTTTTTCCGCTGAACTTCATTTCCCTTGA